Below is a window of Deinococcus multiflagellatus DNA.
CGCCGCACCGGGGCCGAATTCCTGAACGCGCTGGTGGTCACCGATTACCGGGTGCACCAGCACTGGGCCCGCGCTGAAGCCGACCTGCTGATGGTGCCCAGCGAGGAGGCGCGCGAGCAGATGCTGGGCTGCCGCATTCCGCCGGAGCGCGTGGCGGTCACGGGCATTCCCATTGCCGGCATCTACCGCGAACTGATAGGCGCGGACAAGGCGGCGCTGCGGGCCAAACACGGCCTGGACCCAGAGTTGCCGCTGATTCTGCTCTCGGCAGGCGGCACCGGCAGCTACCGCGCGCAGGGCCGGGTGCTGACCGAACTGGCAAACCTGGGGGTGCGCGTGCAGGTGCTGGTGCTGGCCGGCGCCGACGGGCACGGAGTGGCGGAGCTGGGCGGGGCCACGCTGCACCGCCTGGGCTTTACCACCTCGTTTCCCGAACTGCTGGCCGCCGCCGATCTGGTGGTGGGCAAGGCGGGTGGGCTGACCGTGGCCGAGGCCACCACCCTGGGCGTGCCGATGGTGATTCACGCGCCCATCCCCGGCCAGGAGGAATACAACGCCCTGTACCTCGAACGCCGAGGCGCGGCCATCTGGGCCCGCACGCTGGCCGAATTGCGCCCGGCCGTGCGGCGCGCCCTGGACAGGGACGAGCACGCCCGCATGTCCCGCGCTGCCCGCGCCGCCAGCCAGCCCGACGCCGCCGACCGCGTGGCCGCCGAACTGCTGCGCCGCCTGGGGCGGGCATGAGGCGCACCCTGGCCTGGGGGGGCGCCCTGCTGCTGGGGTACATCGGCCTGCCGTACCTGCTGGTGCAGCGGCTGAATCTGGGGGTGCTGCGCGAGGGGCCGCCGCGCCCCGGGCAGCTGGCCCTTACCTTTGACGACGGCCCAGACCCCCAGACCACGCCCGCTGTGCTGGACGCCCTGAAGGCGGCGGGGATGCACGCCACCTTCTTCGTGCTGGCCCCCCACGCCGAGGCGCACCCGGCCCTGGTGCGGCGCCTGCTGGCCGAGGGCCACGAGGTGCAGGCCCACGCCGCGCGGCACCTCCATGCCTGGGTGCGGTCGCCGTGGTCGGCGTTTCTGGACCCTGGTGAGGCGGCGCGGCGCATTGCGGCCGTGACGGGGCAGCCGGTCACCCTGCACCGCCCGCCCCACGGGGCCTACACCCTGGCGACCATTCTGGGCCAGCGGACGGCAGGGCTGCGCGGCGCCCACTGGAGCGTGGAGGGCGGCGACTGGCAGAAGGGGGCAACGCCGCAGGGCACGGTGCAGGCCCTTCTTCCCCGCCTGCGCCCTGGCGCGGTGGTCGTCTTGCACGACGCGGGACCCGGCGCGCGGGTCACGGTGCCCATGCTGCCGGACCTGCTGCGGGCCATGCAACAGC
It encodes the following:
- a CDS encoding polysaccharide deacetylase family protein is translated as MRRTLAWGGALLLGYIGLPYLLVQRLNLGVLREGPPRPGQLALTFDDGPDPQTTPAVLDALKAAGMHATFFVLAPHAEAHPALVRRLLAEGHEVQAHAARHLHAWVRSPWSAFLDPGEAARRIAAVTGQPVTLHRPPHGAYTLATILGQRTAGLRGAHWSVEGGDWQKGATPQGTVQALLPRLRPGAVVVLHDAGPGARVTVPMLPDLLRAMQQRGLRSVTLKELATHP
- a CDS encoding MGDG synthase family glycosyltransferase, which translates into the protein MTAGDPLRALIVSASFGSGHHQANGALDAALRARGVPLQVRHADLLKYMSPVERTVTAGTYDLWVRHMPAVYRAFYQWTDREQAPTAQVFGWLGYRAMRRDVHEVRPEAVVSSYPTPVALADNVRRRTGAEFLNALVVTDYRVHQHWARAEADLLMVPSEEAREQMLGCRIPPERVAVTGIPIAGIYRELIGADKAALRAKHGLDPELPLILLSAGGTGSYRAQGRVLTELANLGVRVQVLVLAGADGHGVAELGGATLHRLGFTTSFPELLAAADLVVGKAGGLTVAEATTLGVPMVIHAPIPGQEEYNALYLERRGAAIWARTLAELRPAVRRALDRDEHARMSRAARAASQPDAADRVAAELLRRLGRA